The Stigmatella ashevillena genomic sequence CTCGGAGACGGTCAAGAAATCGGCCGGTATCAGAAGCGGTGGAGGGCGAAATTGATGTGACGTCCCGTGCGGCCCGCGTCTCGCCGATGCGAGAAGAAGTGCGCCGCGTCACAGGAATTACACTGTTGTAGCACATCCATGTGGGGAACCTTCACCCCCATGCGCCGCAGCGTCAGGACCACGGCGCGGGGCAGATCCAGGCGGAACTCGTCCCCTTGCGCCACCACCACGTCCGCGCCGAAGCGCGTGGCGAAGCGCCGCGCGAGATCCTCGGAGACGACGTAGCAGCACTGCTGGATGGCGGGGCCCACGGCCACCAGCAGCTTCTCCGGCTTCGCGCCACGCGCCACCAGTGCCTCCACCGCCCTGGCGGAGATGTCCGCGTCCGTCCCCCGCCAGCCCGAGTGCACCGCCGCCACGTGTCGCCCCTCGGGATCCACCAGCAGCACCGGCACGCAGTCCGCCGTGGACACCCCCACCCATTGCCCGGGCTGATCCGTCCAGAGCGCATCCGCCTCGGTCTGCTGCGGACGCAACGTGGCGGAGCTCTCCCCTGGAACGGCCTGGACCACCCGATCTCCGTGGACTTGTTTCACCGTGGCCAGGGCGCCCAGCGGGGCGCCCACGGCCTGCGCCAGGCGCTGGTAATTCTCGTCCACGCGCTCACGCACGTCCCCGCTGCTCAGCCCCAGATTCAGCGAGGCGAAAGGGCCCATGGAGACGCCGCCCGACCGGGTGGAGAAACCGTGAGGCACAGGCAAAAGCGGCGAGGTGATGAACAAGGGCTCCATTGCAGACTCCACGGTAACCCACCCGTTCCTGGAGGACATCGTTCTCAGGGAAATCCCATTGTCGAAAGAAAATTCCTCCGCGAACGTTTGACAGTCTCAAGCCGTCCACCTGAAAATTCCAACCCTGTGGGTCTGCTGGAGCTGGGCTCCGGCCGCCCATCCCGAGAATATGGCCTTGGGCACGCACACCATCGGCAGGAAGCTCCTCTGGAGCATTGCCATGCCGGGCTTTCTCGTCGCGTTGCTTGGCGCCGGCTCCTTCTGGCGCGAGACGCAGCAAGCCCTCCAGCAAACGTCGCGCGAAGAGGCGCTGGCCCTGGCTCAGTTTGTCACCTCCACCTTCACTCTGCCCCAAGCGGATCGCGAACACCCTCACGGCGCGGTGCCAGAGGTCATCTCGTCCAACACGCTCCTGCTGCGCTCCGTGGAAGAGCTTCGCATCCTCACGCCCACCGGGCAGATCCGCTGGTCACGCCAGCGCGGGGAAGAAGGCCAGTTCCATCCTGATCGGGCGCGACTGGCGGCCTCTCACGAGGGGAAGATCGCCGCTTCGAGCACGTCCACGGAGATCCTCCAGCCCCTCGGCGGCGCGGAGTGTTCCGGGTGCCACGCGGGCCAGGCGGCGTCCTTGGGCGTGCTTCAGCTTCGGATGTCAGAGCCACAGCTCAACCGCCAGCTCACGCAGGGCTTTCTCGTCGTCGTGATGGGCGCGGTCCTGTTCGTGGGTCTGCTCGCCCTGGTCACCACCCTGTCGCTCCGGTTTGTCATCACCCGGCCCCTGCGCCGACTGGCGGCGGTCATGCGGCGGGCAGAGGAAGGGGATCTGCTGGTGCGCGCGGAGGTGCGCGGCTCGGATGAGATCTCCCTGCTGAGCGCCGCCTTCAACCAGATGCTGGGACGTCTCACCTCGATGAAGGTGGAGGAGATCGACACCCAGCGGGATCTGGTGATCACCAAGGACAAGCTGGCCCTCAAGGAGAAGCTGGAGGAGCGCATCACGGAGCTGTCGTTGCTGTTCGACGTGGCCCACTCGCTCAACTCCACGCTGGAGCTGGAGGAGATGCTCGAGCGCATCACCCGGCTCATCGTGGAGCGGCTGAAGATCCCCGACTTCTCCATCATGCTGCTCAACCCGGACGGCGTGCTGGAGGTGCGGTGCGCCTGGCCGAAGAACCAGGGCAACGAGGGGCTCACGTTCAAGGTGGGCGAAGGGGCCTGCGGCCGTGCCGCGGAGACGCTCCGGGCGGTGTATCTGACCGATGTCTCGGACCACTCCAGTGTGTTTGCCCGGCGCAACCTGGTGGGTGAATCGGACAGGGGCGCGCTGCTGTCCGTGCCCATGGTGCACATGGATGTGCTCCTGGGGGTGATCAACTTCCAGCGCCCCATGGTGGCCAGCTTCTCCCCCGAGGAGCTGGAGCTGCTCACGGCGGTGGCGGATCAGGCCGCCACGGCGGTGAAGAATGCCCGGCTGCACGAGGAGACCGTGCAGCTGACCATGACGGATCCGCTCACCGGGGTGCCCAACCGGCGCCACCTCTTCGCGCGGATGGAGCAGGAGCTGGCGCGCGCCGAGCGCTACCAAACGCCCCTGTCCATCCTCATGGTGGACGTGGACTACTTCAAGCGGCTCAACGACGCGGCGGGCCACCGGGCAGGCGACGAGACGCTGCGCAAGGTGTGTGATGTGTTGCGCACCCGCGTGCGCAAGGTGGACACGCTGGCGCGCTATGGCGGCGAGGAGTTCATGATCCTGCTGCCGCAGACCTCCAAGGCCGACGCGCTCGAGGTGGGCGAGAAGCTCCGGCGCGCGGTGGCGGACGCCTCCACGCTGGTGTCCTCCTCTCAGCCCACCGGCCACGTCACCATCTCCATCGGTGTGGCCTGCTACCCCGTGGACGCCACCCTCCAGGACCCGTTGATGGATTGCTCGGACTCCGCGCTCTATGCCAGCAAGCGCGGGGGCCGGAACAAGGTGACGGCCTATGAGCCCGGCATGGAGATCCACCCGGGCCGTGAGCGGGGGCCGCATGTCGGCCGCCCGTCCACCGAGCCCACGCGGGGGTTGACCCCCCCCGGGGTGGCCAAGGCCTGACAGCCGGGGCTGCTCAGCGAGGCAGCACCAGGGGACTCACCGTGGGCAGCATCAGGTCCGCCCACTGATCGTATCCCGCATCCGATGGGTGGAACCCATCGTGGCAGAAGAAGTCGGACCGATGCGGGAGGAACTCCCGGCTGGCCGTGTAGAGATCCACCTGATGCCATCCGTGCGCGAGCGCGACCGCGTGGAGCGCCTCGTTGAACGGCTCGATGCGGCCCTCGTAGAGGTGGCTGGGGACCAGACGCGCCACCGGCGCCAGGGCCATGTCCGGAATGTTCACCACCACCAAGGAAGCCCCCGTGGGCTTCAGCCGCCGGGCGATGCGATCGAGGCCCTCCCGGAAGTCCTCCACCGAGGTGCCCCGCCACAAATCATTGGTTCCAATCCCGAGGGTCACCAGCGTGGGCTGGATCGCCACCGCCCGCTTGAGCTGGGAGGTGATGACGTCCTGGACCACCGCACCGCTCATGCCCAGGTTGGTCAGCCCCAGGGACGCCCCCTGCTGGCGCAGGCGGGAGGCGAGACGCTCGGGGTACCCCCCGCCACGGCTCGCCCCCACCCCGACCGCCGAGCTGTCTCCCAGCGCGACGTAATTGACGCTCACCCTTGCCTCCGTGTGCGCTTCACCCTCAGGGAACCTGCAAGGCGCGCAAGAGACGGGTCTCTCCTCCCGGCGTCACCACCCGCAGCAACAGCGTGGAGCCAGAAGACGAGGAGCGGATGATCTTCGCCAGATCCTGCGCGCTGCGCACGGGCTTCTGGTTGGCTTCAACCACGAGCAGGCCCGCCGCCAACTCCGCGCGATCCGCCGGAGAGCCGGGAACCACGTCGGTGATGAGCGCGCCCTGCGCGTTGGCGAAGCCCGCCTGCTGTGCGGTGCGCGCATCCAGGTTGTCCAGCGACAAGCCCACACGCGCCTTGGAGCTTTCCTCGGACTCGCCCGGCGAGCGGCTGCCGATCTTCTCCAGATCGGGCCGCGTGCCCAGCGTCACCTTCACGTCCTGCTTGTTGCCGTTGCGGTAGAGCGTCAGCGTGGAGGTGGCCCCCGGCCGCTTGAGCGCCACCGAGCGGGTCAGCGAGCCTCCCGAGCCGATCTTCTGTCCGTCGATGGCCACGATGACGTCATCCAGCTTCACGCCCGCCTTGGCCGCCGGCGAGCCGGGACGCACGTCATTGACGATGGCCCCCTCTTGCACGGGCAGCTTGAGCGCTCCGGCGATGGCGGCGTTCAAATCCTGGATGCCCAACCCCAGGAACCCGCGGGTGACGGTGCCTTCCTTCTCCAATTGAGGCAGCAGCGCCTTGATCAGGTTGCTGGGGACCGCGAAGCCAATGCCCGTGCCTCCGCCCACGATGGCGGTGTTGATGCCAATGACTTCGCCCTTCATGTTGAAGAGCGGCCCGCCCGAGTTGCCCGGGTTGATGGCCGCGTCCGTCTGGAGGAAGTCATCGAAGGGGCCTGCCTGGATGTCGCGCGCCTTGGCGGAGAGGATGCCCAGGCTGACGCTGGAGGCCAGGCCGAAGGGATTGCCGATGGCCACCAGCCAATCGCCCACGCGCAGGGACTCCGAGTCCCCCAGCATCACGGTAGGCAACCCCTCGAGCTTGCCCTTGAGCTTGATGACGGCCACGTCCGTCAGGGGATCGCGCCCCACCACCTCCGCCGGGAAGGAGCGCCCATCATTGAGGCGCACGACGATGGAGACCGCGTCCTCCACCACGTGGTTGTTGGTGAGCACCAAGCCCTTCGCGTCCACGATGAAGCCCGAGCCGGCGCCCTGGCGGACCTGCTCTCCCCCGGGTTGGCCGCCCCCGAAGAAGCGGTCGAACAAGGGGTTCTGCTCCATGGCCTTCGAGCGGCCCACTCGGGCCGCCACGTCCACGTTGACGACGGCGGCTTTCACCGAGTCGATCAAGGGGGCCAAGGAGGGCAGCGCCTGAGCCTCCCGGGTAGCGGGTTGGACGGCGCCTGCGGTGGGTTGGGAGGGCGCTGGCTGGGCCAGCGCTCCCGAAGAAAGAGCGAAAGCGATCGTGACGACCGCGGTGTTTCGAAAACGAAGCGTTCGGGGGTTCATATCCCTCCC encodes the following:
- the pgeF gene encoding peptidoglycan editing factor PgeF, giving the protein MEPLFITSPLLPVPHGFSTRSGGVSMGPFASLNLGLSSGDVRERVDENYQRLAQAVGAPLGALATVKQVHGDRVVQAVPGESSATLRPQQTEADALWTDQPGQWVGVSTADCVPVLLVDPEGRHVAAVHSGWRGTDADISARAVEALVARGAKPEKLLVAVGPAIQQCCYVVSEDLARRFATRFGADVVVAQGDEFRLDLPRAVVLTLRRMGVKVPHMDVLQQCNSCDAAHFFSHRRDAGRTGRHINFALHRF
- a CDS encoding GGDEF domain-containing protein; translation: MALGTHTIGRKLLWSIAMPGFLVALLGAGSFWRETQQALQQTSREEALALAQFVTSTFTLPQADREHPHGAVPEVISSNTLLLRSVEELRILTPTGQIRWSRQRGEEGQFHPDRARLAASHEGKIAASSTSTEILQPLGGAECSGCHAGQAASLGVLQLRMSEPQLNRQLTQGFLVVVMGAVLFVGLLALVTTLSLRFVITRPLRRLAAVMRRAEEGDLLVRAEVRGSDEISLLSAAFNQMLGRLTSMKVEEIDTQRDLVITKDKLALKEKLEERITELSLLFDVAHSLNSTLELEEMLERITRLIVERLKIPDFSIMLLNPDGVLEVRCAWPKNQGNEGLTFKVGEGACGRAAETLRAVYLTDVSDHSSVFARRNLVGESDRGALLSVPMVHMDVLLGVINFQRPMVASFSPEELELLTAVADQAATAVKNARLHEETVQLTMTDPLTGVPNRRHLFARMEQELARAERYQTPLSILMVDVDYFKRLNDAAGHRAGDETLRKVCDVLRTRVRKVDTLARYGGEEFMILLPQTSKADALEVGEKLRRAVADASTLVSSSQPTGHVTISIGVACYPVDATLQDPLMDCSDSALYASKRGGRNKVTAYEPGMEIHPGRERGPHVGRPSTEPTRGLTPPGVAKA
- a CDS encoding SGNH/GDSL hydrolase family protein — its product is MSVNYVALGDSSAVGVGASRGGGYPERLASRLRQQGASLGLTNLGMSGAVVQDVITSQLKRAVAIQPTLVTLGIGTNDLWRGTSVEDFREGLDRIARRLKPTGASLVVVNIPDMALAPVARLVPSHLYEGRIEPFNEALHAVALAHGWHQVDLYTASREFLPHRSDFFCHDGFHPSDAGYDQWADLMLPTVSPLVLPR
- a CDS encoding Do family serine endopeptidase, giving the protein MNPRTLRFRNTAVVTIAFALSSGALAQPAPSQPTAGAVQPATREAQALPSLAPLIDSVKAAVVNVDVAARVGRSKAMEQNPLFDRFFGGGQPGGEQVRQGAGSGFIVDAKGLVLTNNHVVEDAVSIVVRLNDGRSFPAEVVGRDPLTDVAVIKLKGKLEGLPTVMLGDSESLRVGDWLVAIGNPFGLASSVSLGILSAKARDIQAGPFDDFLQTDAAINPGNSGGPLFNMKGEVIGINTAIVGGGTGIGFAVPSNLIKALLPQLEKEGTVTRGFLGLGIQDLNAAIAGALKLPVQEGAIVNDVRPGSPAAKAGVKLDDVIVAIDGQKIGSGGSLTRSVALKRPGATSTLTLYRNGNKQDVKVTLGTRPDLEKIGSRSPGESEESSKARVGLSLDNLDARTAQQAGFANAQGALITDVVPGSPADRAELAAGLLVVEANQKPVRSAQDLAKIIRSSSSGSTLLLRVVTPGGETRLLRALQVP